ACGCCGCCCAGCGATTTTATCCTCGAGCCGCCTCCGGTTTCGGGCGAGACCTTCTTTCTGCCGCCCCTCCCCACCACCTTGAATATCGGCAATTTCGATTCCAGCGTCACCTCATCCGTGACCGGCGCCGAGCTCAACGACGTGGTCGTCATGGGTTTTCCCGCTTTCAACGACGATCCCGAGTCCCTGACTCACCGGATCTGGACCATCGTTCACGACAGCGGCAGCAACACCCGTTCGCTCACTCAGAGCGACCCCTCCGACATCGTGGTGACCTCCGAGGAGGAAACCTTCTATTTTCAGCCCTCCAGCGTCCAGGTCACCGACCTGAACGGCGACGGCCAGAATGACTTGGCCTTCATGGATCCTTCCAGCTTTTTCTTGAGAGCCGTCGAGCCCGTCCCCGAATTGTCGGCCCAATTCAAGTTCCAAAAGTCGGGCAGCGGCAATCCCGCGAGGGTCCTGGGTATCCCGGGGCAAGGCTCGGCGCCCTTCTTCGCCACCTCGATTAATGAGCTCGGTTCGCAAAGCGACGATGCCAGTGCGCCGGCGCCGTTTTTCTCCGAGATCTCCCAGCCGGTCCTGGCCATCGGGGATTTCGACGGCGACGGGGTCTCCGACCTGGCCTTCTATGACTTCATCGCCGCCCTTGCCCAAGGGGTGAACGGCGATCTCGCGGCGGTCCTGCAGAACAACGGCACCTTGAACCCCCTGCCGCGCACCGACACCGTCTTGAACGTCCCCAGCGACGTCGGCGACCAAAACGGCGGCTACAACGTGGCCGCGGCCGACCTCGACGGCGACGGTATCACCGACTTGGTCATCACCTTCGACGTCGACAACGGGGACACCGCGGGTCCGGACCGCCTCTTGGCCTTCTTCGGCAACGGCGACGGCACCTTCAACCCCGACCCCGCCGTCAATGTCGCCTTGAGCGACGGAGATCTGCACGGCTTGGTGATCGGCGACTTCGACGGCAATGCCTTTTTGGATTTCGCCCTCTCGAATGCCGGCCTCAGCGACGGACCCTCGACCGCCGGCGAAGTCTTCGTGATCCTCTGCGGCCCCGGCACTCCCGCGGCTTGCAGCCTGACCACGCTGACCTTGCCTCAAACCGTCGTCACCAATCTGGCCTCGGCCGACTTCAATAGCGACGGCTTGGACGACCTCGCCTTCACCCAGTTGAGCTGCACGACAGATCCCTGCGACAGCGGCTCGATCGTGGGTAATGTCGGCGTCTACCTCAACCAGGGCGGCGCCTTCGGCAATTCCCCGGACCAAACCCTGCTCTTGGGCGGGATCGAGACGCGTCAGTTTCTCCTCCAAGTCGTCGCGGGAGACATCGACGACTGCGGCGGGCCCGACCTGGCCTACATCGGCATCCAGATCCCCGAGGAAAGCCCCGAAGTCACGCCCACGATGAAGCTCGCGACGCTCGCCGGCGATGTCAAGCTGGGGCTTATCGGTACTACGACCAGCTACGCCTCGGTCGCCTTCAACGCCAACGAGGCCCCCGTCGCCGACGCCGGCGAAGGCACTCAAACCCCGGGCGGCATCCTCGTGGGCGGCGATCCCACCTGCGCGGATCCCTCCGACGACACCCAGGCCATCCTCTGGGAAGTGGTCTCGGGCACTGCGACGATCAGCGATCCGACCGC
The window above is part of the Deltaproteobacteria bacterium PRO3 genome. Proteins encoded here:
- a CDS encoding VCBS repeat-containing protein — protein: MSVKPLKGALGLSVLAAFSVGAISASAQTFDTPPSDFILEPPPVSGETFFLPPLPTTLNIGNFDSSVTSSVTGAELNDVVVMGFPAFNDDPESLTHRIWTIVHDSGSNTRSLTQSDPSDIVVTSEEETFYFQPSSVQVTDLNGDGQNDLAFMDPSSFFLRAVEPVPELSAQFKFQKSGSGNPARVLGIPGQGSAPFFATSINELGSQSDDASAPAPFFSEISQPVLAIGDFDGDGVSDLAFYDFIAALAQGVNGDLAAVLQNNGTLNPLPRTDTVLNVPSDVGDQNGGYNVAAADLDGDGITDLVITFDVDNGDTAGPDRLLAFFGNGDGTFNPDPAVNVALSDGDLHGLVIGDFDGNAFLDFALSNAGLSDGPSTAGEVFVILCGPGTPAACSLTTLTLPQTVVTNLASADFNSDGLDDLAFTQLSCTTDPCDSGSIVGNVGVYLNQGGAFGNSPDQTLLLGGIETRQFLLQVVAGDIDDCGGPDLAYIGIQIPEESPEVTPTMKLATLAGDVKLGLIGTTTSYASVAFNANEAPVADAGEGTQTPGGILVGGDPTCADPSDDTQAILWEVVSGTATISDPTAANPVITNASIGAVLQVTCTDACGLSDSDTVTITNPTLLEGSGCSLGLTSAAVSPAAWALGLIGLLPMLALRRRSR